The Plutella xylostella chromosome 9, ilPluXylo3.1, whole genome shotgun sequence genome has a segment encoding these proteins:
- the LOC105387391 gene encoding ATP-dependent RNA helicase DDX54, with protein MLKPKDMGDNLPGFDLPASEETEENETHNVKKKKKSSGGFQSMGYSFPVMKGITKRGYKQPTPIQRKSMPVALEGKDLVAMARTGSGKTACFVLPILEKLIAPVNKAVAGKNFRALILSPTRELALQTLKFVRELGKFTGLTSAAILGGESIEQQFSVMSGSAPDIVVATPGRFLHICVEMNLRLDNIKIIVFDEADRLFELGFGDQLREIVSRLPATRQTLLFSATLPKMLVEFARAGLSDPVLIRLDVDWKLPTTLWLGWIAVRAELKTAALLLLLDKVLTPTTPQAVVFAATKHHVEYLHLILQQAGISSTYAYSGLDASARKIALGRFSNKKCSVLIVTDVAARGLDLPALDTVINYNFPATPKLFVHRVGRSARAGRAGRAFSLVAADDVAHLLDLQLFLGTELAPPSSVKQAGASCPSGVWGGVAAAALEMRHQDVMAWEKNHSEIEDAARVCGRGWQQYQRWREPASAEANKRAKSITVPTAIHPYLLDETQAAASDMVEQIKNYTPKGTILELTAKFDSPMYLAMKAKKQKHGKTVEKKRENMKSEAGLLEDNLDFKVSKRSSNITSKKKKKEVVRDENYIPHFASDQHTEMGMAVNFSAGASAAELDLGVDTGDADRSRRNQLRWDRKRKKMVQDSDGSRKMIRTEFGGRIPATYRSGRYDEWKKRNAPADDDDDDDHSNANRKKPVSEFRPHWMKHNERLANKKAGASKEFKDKQQIVKERLRKEKLKQRLKHKGKGKKGGRKKK; from the exons atgctTAAGCCCAAAGATATGGGCGATAACCTTCCTGGGTTTGATTTACCAGCAAGTGAGGAAACTGAGGAAAATGAGACACATAAcgttaaaaagaaaaagaaaagttCAGGTGGATTTCAATCAATGGGTTACAGTTTTCCCGTAATGAAAGGTATTACGAAAAGAGGATACAAGCAGCCTACTCCTATTCAGCGCAAG agTATGCCCGTGGCTCTTGAAGGAAAGGATTTAGTAGCCATGGCCCGCACCGGTTCTGGAAAGACTGCTTGCTTTGTACTGCCTATACTTGAGAAGCTGATTGCTCCGGTGAACAAAGCTGTTGCTGGCAAGAACTTTAGAGCACTCATACTTTCACCTACAAGAGAATTGGCATTACAG ACTCTGAAGTTTGTCCGCGAGCTTGGCAAGTTCACTGGTCTGACATCAGCTGCTATCCTCGGTGGAGAGTCCATCGAGCAACAGTTCAGTGTGATGTCGGGCTCGGCCCCGGACATTGTTGTAGCCACACCTGGACGATTCCTTCACATCTGTGTTGAAATGAATTTGAGACTAGACAATATTA aaaTCATAGTGTTTGATGAAGCTGACAGACTATTCGAACTTGGTTTTGGAGATCAACTGCGAGAAATTGTGTCCAGATTGCCGGCTACTAGACAAACCTTGCTGTTCTCAGCCACACTCCCAAAAATGCTGGTAGAATTCGCAAGAGCCGGATTGTCAGACCCTGTTTTAATAAGATTGGATGTTGATTGGAAACTGCCTACAACTCTATGGCTTGGATGGATAGCAGTGCGGGctgagctgaagacagctgctTTACTTTTACTTCTGGATAAAGTGTTGACACCAACCACACCACAAGCTGTCGTTTTTGCTGCTACAAAGCATCATGTGGAATATTTACACCTG ATACTCCAGCAAGCCGGCATATCGTCCACATACGCGTACTCGGGGCTCGACGCCTCCGCCAGAAAGATAGCCCTAGGAAGGTTCTCCAACAAGAAGTGTTCCGTGCTGATAGTGACGGACGTGGCGGCGCGCGGTCTCGACCTGCCCGCTCTAGACACTGTCATTAACTACAATTTCCCGGCTACGCCGAAGCTGTTCGTGCATAGAGTTG GTCGCAGCGCTCGCGCGGGCCGCGCCGGGCGCGCCTTCTCGCTGGTCGCGGCGGACGACGTCGCGCATCTACTGGATCTACAGCTGTTCCTGGGCACCGAGCTGGCGCCGCCGTCGAGCGTTAAACAG GCGGGCGCGTCGTGCCCGAGCGGCGTGTGGGGCGGCGTGGCGGCGGCCGCACTCGAGATGAGACACCAGGACGTCATGGCCTGGGAGAAGAACCACTCCGAGATT GAAGACGCGGCGCGCGTGTGCGGGCGCGGCTGGCAGCAGTACCAGCGGTGGCGCGAGCCCGCCTCCGCCGAGGCAAACAAGAGAGCCAAGTCCATCACTGTGCCCACCGCGATACACCCCTACTTACTGGACGAGACGCAGGCGGCGGCTAGCGATATGGTGGAACAGATCAAGAACTATACGCCTAAAGGG ACCATTTTAGAATTGACTGCGAAGTTTGACTCTCCGATGTACCTCGCCATGAAGGCAAAGAAACAAAAGCACGGAAAAACTGTAGAGAAGAAACGAGAAAATATGAAGTCAGAG GCCGGTTTATTAGAAGACAATCTAGATTTCAAAGTTAGCAAAAGGTCATCAAATATTACCtctaaaaagaagaagaaagaggTGGTTCGAGACGAGAACTACATCCCACACTTTGCGAGCGACCAACATACTGAGATGGG TATGGCGGTGAACTTCTCCGCGGGCGCATCAGCAGCGGAACTTGACCTGGGCGTGGACACGGGCGACGCGGACCGCTCGCGCCGCAACCAGCTGCGCTGGGACCGCAAGCGGAAGAAGATGGTGCAGGACTCG GACGGCAGCCGCAAGATGATCCGCACAGAGTTCGGGGGCCGCATCCCCGCCACGTACCGCAGCGGCCGCTACGACGAGTGGAAGAAACGGAACGCGccggctgatgatgatgatgatgatgaccatTCGAACGCTAATAGGAAGAAACCTG TATCGGAGTTCCGCCCACACTGGATGAAGCACAACGAGCGCCTGGCCAACAAGAAGGCGGGCGCATCCAAGGAGTTCAAGGACAAACAGCAAATAGTCAAGGAGCGACTACGCAAGGAGAAGCTCAAGCAACGCCTCAAGCACAAGGGCAAGGGAAAGAAAGGAGGTCGGAAAAAGAAATGA